A window of Strix aluco isolate bStrAlu1 chromosome 11, bStrAlu1.hap1, whole genome shotgun sequence contains these coding sequences:
- the SLC6A8 gene encoding sodium- and chloride-dependent creatine transporter 1 isoform X1, with the protein MPPVPADTAAPQPPAAPRRDAAAAAAAAAPAGSAWAPPLPNSVSAEARGEAEGAEPPAAGEERAVTAPLVGPPGPPKAAVPERETWTRQMDFIMSCVGFAVGLGNVWRFPYLCYKNGGGVFLIPYLLIVFVGGIPVFFLEVALGQFMKQGGIAAWNIAPLFKGLGLASMVIVFFCNSYYIMILVWGLFYLVHSLTDTLPWATCGHAWNTEQCAELFHLELCRNGSANASAGPFNLSCADLASKRSPVIEFWENKVLRLSGDLSEPGEMNWQMILCLVTTWVVVYFCIWKGVKSTGKIVYFTALFPYVVLILLLVHGVTLPGALGGIVYYLKPDWSKLAEAQVWIDAGTQIFFSYAIGLGALTALGSYNRFHNNCYRDAYILAVINSSTSFFAGFVVFSVLGFMASEQGVDISKVAESGPGLAFIAYPKAVTLMPLSPLWATLFFFMLLVLGLDSQFVGVEGFITGILDLFPQPGAGSLRRELTAALCCIVCCLIDLSMVTQGGMYVFQLFDNYSASGITLLWQAFWECVVIAWVYGADRFMDDVARMIGYRPLPFMKWCWAVVTPLVCVGIFVFHVVNYKPLTYNKTYVYPWWGDAIGWVLALSSMLCIPCTVLYKLLRCKGSLRERWQLLTTPIWGHHHLEYLTPEAEAKLLAPEPPKEKATLFETVI; encoded by the exons ATGCCCCCCGTCCCCGCCGACACGGCCGCCCCgcagccgcccgccgccccgcgacGCgacgccgctgctgccgccgccgccgctgcccccgcggGCTCCG CGTgggccccccccctccccaactcGGTCTCGGCAGAGGCCCGCGGGGAGGCGGAGGGCGCGGAGCCCCCCGCGGCGGGCGAGGAGCGGGCGGTGACGGCACCGCTGGTgggaccccccggccccccgaAAGCGGCCGTCCCCGAGCGGGAGACGTGGACCCGGCAGATGGATTTCATCATGTCCTGCGTGGGCTTCGCCGTGGGGCTGGGCAACGTCTGGCGCTTCCCCTACCTGTGCTACAAGAACGGCGGAG GCGTCTTCCTCATCCCCTACCTGCTCATCGTCTTCGTGGGCGGCATCCCCGTCTTCTTCTTGGAGGTGGCCCTGGGGCAGTTCATGAAGCAGGGGGGCATCGCCGCTTGGAACATCGCCCCCCTCTTCAAGG GTCTGGGCCTGGCCTCCATGGTGATCGTCTTCTTCTGCAACTCCTACTACATCATGATCCTGGTGTGGGGGCTCTTCTACCTGGTGCACTCGCTGACGGACACCTTGCCCTGGGCCACCTGCGGCCACGCCTGGAACACCGAGCAGTGCGCTGAGCTCTTCCACCTCGAGCTCTGCCGCAACGGCAGCGCCAACGCCAGCGCCGGGCCCTTCAACCTCAGCTGTGCCGACCTGGCCAGCAAGCGCTCGCCCGTCATCGAGTTTTGGGA GAACAAGGTGCTGCGGCTCTCGGGGGACCTCAGCGAGCCGGGGGAGATGAACTGGCAGATGATCCTCTGCTTGGTCACCACCTGGGTCGTCGTCTACTTCTGCATCTGGAAGGGTGTCAAGTCGACTGGGAAG ATTGTCTACTTCACAGCACTCTTCCCCTACGTGGTCCTCATCCTGCTGCTGGTCCACGGGGTGACACTGCCCGGGGCGCTGGGTGGCATCGTCTACTACCTGAAACCCGACTGGTCCAAGCTGGCTGAGGCACAG GTCTGGATCGACGCTGGCACCCAGATCTTCTTCTCCTACGCCATCGGGCTGGGCGCCCTGACCGCGCTGGGCAGCTACAACCGCTTCCACAACAACTGCTACAG GGACGCCTACATCCTGGCTGTGATCAACAGCTCCACCAGCTTTTTTGCCGGCTTCGTCGTCTTCTCCGTGCTGGGCTTCATGGCCTCCGAGCAAGGCGTGGACATCTCTAAGGTGGCCGAGTCCG GCCCCGGGCTGGCTTTCATCGCCTACCCCAAAGCCGTGACGCTGATGCCCTTGTCCCCGCTCTGGGCCACGCTCTTCTTCTTCATGCTCCTCGTGCTGGGGCTGGACAGCCAG TTTGTCGGCGTGGAGGGTTTCATCACGGGCATCCTGGACCTGTTCCCTCAGCCGGGGGCTGGCTCGCTGCGCCGCGAGCTCACCGCTGCGCTCTGCTGCATCGTCTGCTGCCTCATCGAcctctccatggtcacgcag GGCGGCATGTACGTGTTCCAGCTCTTTGACAACTACTCGGCCAGCGGGATCACGCTGCTGTGGCAGGCTTTCTGGGAGTGCGTGGTCATTGCCTGGGTCTATG GCGCCGACCGCTTCATGGACGACGTGGCCCGTATGATCGGCTACCGGCCCCTGCCCTTCATGAAGTGGTGCTGGGCCGTGGTGACCCCGCTGGTCTGCGTG GGCATCTTCGTGTTCCACGTGGTGAACTACAAGCCACTGACCTACAACAAGACGTACGTGTACCCGTGGTGGGGGGACGCCATCGGCTGGGTCCTGGCACTCTCCTCCATGCTCTGCATCCCCTGCACCGTCCTCTACAAGCTCCTGCGCTGCAAAGGCTCCCTGCGCGAG CGCTGGCAGCTCCTGACCACTCCAATCTGGGGCCACCACCACCTGGAGTACCTGACGCCCGAGGCAGAAGCCAAGCTGCTGGCCCCGGAGCCCCCCAAGGAGAAGGCGACGCTCTTCGAGACTGTGATCTGA
- the QARS1 gene encoding glutamine--tRNA ligase yields MAAAEAAAEAAVGPMAAEEVEEALGLFTGIGLSEAKARETLRNGALSALLRRAVLQARSALGPTLDKATGTLLYNAAARLRDPKHLGFLVDYIARREILTDLQLSAALEYVRSHPLEPLDVADFEQACGVGVCVTPEQIEEAVEAVIGEHRAELLAERYRFNMGLLMGEARSRLRWADGKTIKNEVDLQVLHLLGPKTEADLEKKPKAAKARPAPAEKQKVVVVENGEVGTETRSLLEQLRGEALKFHKPGENYKTEGYVVTPNTMALLKHHLTITGGQVRTRFPPEPNGILHIGHAKAINFNFGYAKANGGVCFLRYDDTNPEKEEEKYFTAIREMVEWLGYQPYTVTHASDYFDQLYTWALELIRRGQAYVCHQKVEEIKGHNPPPSPWRDRPVEESLLLFEDMRKGKFGEGEATLRMKLVMEDGKMDPVAYRVKFTPHHRTGDKWCIYPTYDYTHCLCDSIEHITHSLCTKEFQARRSSYFWLCNALDVYCPVQWEYGRLNLLYTVVSKRKIIRLVETGAVRDWDDPRLFTLTALRRRGFPPEAINNFCARVGVTVAQATMEPHLLEACVREVLNEQAPRAMAVLEPLKVTITNFPGPKALEVLVPNFPADESQGFHKVPFQPTVYIEETDFREEVDKGYKRLAPGQPVGLRHAGYVIAVQNIIKDASGRVIELEVTCTKSDVAEKPKAFIHWVSEPLVCEVRLYERLFLHKNPEDPSEVPGGFLSDLNPDSLRVLRSALVDSSVLSARPFDKFQFERLGYFSVDPDSEEGKMVFNRTVTLKEDPGKA; encoded by the exons atggcggcggcggaggcggcggcggaggcggcggtgGGGCCGATGGCGgcggaggaggtggaggaggcgCTGGGGCTTTTCACCGGCATCGGCCTCAGCGAGGCCAAAGCACGAGAGACGCTGCGCAACGGGGCGCTCAGCGCGCTGCTCCGCCGCGCCGTGCTGCAG gctCGGAGCGCGCTGGGCCCCACCCTGGATAAAGCCACCGGGACGCTGTTGTACAACGCGGCCGCCCGCCTCAGGGATCCGAAGCACCTCGGCTTCCTCGTCGATTACATCGCCCGCCGGGAGATCCTCACCGACCTGCAACTCAGCG CTGCCCTGGAGTACGTGAGGAGCCACCCCCTGGAGCCTCTGGACGTGGCGGACTTCGAGCAGGCCTGTGGCGTGGGGGTCTGCGTCACCCCCGAGCAGATCGAGGAGGCG GTGGAGGCGGTGATCGGCGAGCACCGAGCAGAGCTGCTGGCGGAGCGCTACCGCTTCAACATGGGGCTGCTGATGG GGGAGGCGCGGAGCCGGCTGCGGTGGGCGGACGGGAAGACCATCAAGAACGAGGTGGACCTGCAG GTGCTGCATTTGCTGGGGCCAAAGACAGAAGCTGACCTGGAAAAGAAACCAAAG GCTGCGAAGGCCCGACCGGCCCCAGCAGAGAAGCAGAAGGTGGTTGTGGTGGAGAACG GTGAGGTGGGCACGGAGACACGGtcgctgctggagcagctgcggGGAGAAGCCCTCAAGTTCCACAAGCCGG GAGAGAACTACAAGACGGAGGGCTACGTGGTGACACCCAACACCATGGCTCTGCTGAAACATCACCTGACAATCACGGGTGGGCAG GTGCGGACACGGTTCCCTCCTGAGCCCAATGGGATTCTGCACATCGGCCACGCCAAGGCCATCAACTTCAACTTTGGCTACGCCAAG GCCAACGGTGGCGTGTGCTTCCTGCGCTACGATGACACCAACcctgagaaggaagaggagaagtaCTTCACAGCCATCCGGGAGATGGTGGAGTGGCTGG GCTACCAGCCCTACACAGTGACCCATGCATCAGATTACTTTGACCAACTCTACACCTGGGCCCTGGAGCTCATCCGCAG GGGCCAGGCGTACGTCTGCCATCAGAAGGTTGAGGAGATCAAGGGCCACAACCCACCACCCTCCCCATGGCGGGACCGGCCCGTGGAGGAGTCGCTCCTGCTCTTCGAG GACATGCGAAAGGGCaagtttggggagggggaggccaCTCTGCGGATGAAGCTGGTGATGGAGGACGGGAAGATGGACCCTGTCGCCTACCGCGTCAAGTTCACTCCGCACCACCGCACCGGGGACAAGTG GTGCATCTACCCCACGTACGACTACACACACTGCCTCTGCGACTCCATCGAGCACATCACACACTCCCTCTGCACCAAGGAGTTCCAGGCCAG GCGCTCCTCCTACTTCTGGCTGTGCAACGCGCTGGATGTCTACTGCCCTGTGCAGTGGGAGTACGGGCGCCTGAACCTGCTCTACACCGTTGTCTCCAAGAGGAAGATCATCCGGCTGGTGGAGACGGGTGCTGTGAG GGACTGGGATGACCCACGGCTCTTCACGCTGACAGCCCTGCGCCGGCGAGGCTTCCCCCCCGAGGCCATCAATAACTTCTGTGCCCGG GTCGGTGTGACAGTGGCCCAGGCAACGATGGAGCCGCATCTGCTGGAGGCGTGTGTGCGGGAGGTGCTGAATGAGCAGGCCCCCCGTGCCATGGCTGTCCTGGAGCCCCTCAAAGTCACCATCACCAACTTCCCTGGCCCGAAG gcACTTGAGGTCCTTGTGCCCAACTTCCCAGCTGATGAGAGCCAGGGTTTTCACAAAGTGCCCTTCCAGCCCACTGTCTACATCGAGGAGACAGACTTCAGGGAG GAGGTGGACAAGGGCTACAAGCGCCTGGCCCCCGGGCAGCCAGTGGGGCTGCGCCACGCTGGCTACGTCATTGCCGTCCAGAACATCATCAAG GATGCCAGCGGGCGCGTGATAGAGCTGGAGGTGACCTGCACCAAGTCGGATGTGGCGGAGAAGCCCAAAGCCTTCATCCACTGGGTGTCGGAGCCGCTGGTGTGTGAAGTGCGGCTCTACGAGCGGCT GTTTTTGCACAAAAATCCTGAGGATCCGTCGGAGGTGCCCGGTGGCTTTCTGAGTGACCTCAATCCT GACTCCTTGCGCGTGCTCCGCAGCGCCCTGGTCGACAGCTCCGTCCTCTCCGCCCGGCCCTTCGATAAATTCCAGTTTGAGCGGCTGGGCTACTTCTCAGTGGATCCGGACAGCGAGGAGGGGAAG aTGGTGTTCAACCGGACAGTGACGCTGAAGGAGGACCCTGGCAAGGCCTGA
- the SLC6A8 gene encoding sodium- and chloride-dependent creatine transporter 1 isoform X2, with translation MPPVPADTAAPQPPAAPRRDAAAAAAAAAPAGSEARGEAEGAEPPAAGEERAVTAPLVGPPGPPKAAVPERETWTRQMDFIMSCVGFAVGLGNVWRFPYLCYKNGGGVFLIPYLLIVFVGGIPVFFLEVALGQFMKQGGIAAWNIAPLFKGLGLASMVIVFFCNSYYIMILVWGLFYLVHSLTDTLPWATCGHAWNTEQCAELFHLELCRNGSANASAGPFNLSCADLASKRSPVIEFWENKVLRLSGDLSEPGEMNWQMILCLVTTWVVVYFCIWKGVKSTGKIVYFTALFPYVVLILLLVHGVTLPGALGGIVYYLKPDWSKLAEAQVWIDAGTQIFFSYAIGLGALTALGSYNRFHNNCYRDAYILAVINSSTSFFAGFVVFSVLGFMASEQGVDISKVAESGPGLAFIAYPKAVTLMPLSPLWATLFFFMLLVLGLDSQFVGVEGFITGILDLFPQPGAGSLRRELTAALCCIVCCLIDLSMVTQGGMYVFQLFDNYSASGITLLWQAFWECVVIAWVYGADRFMDDVARMIGYRPLPFMKWCWAVVTPLVCVGIFVFHVVNYKPLTYNKTYVYPWWGDAIGWVLALSSMLCIPCTVLYKLLRCKGSLRERWQLLTTPIWGHHHLEYLTPEAEAKLLAPEPPKEKATLFETVI, from the exons ATGCCCCCCGTCCCCGCCGACACGGCCGCCCCgcagccgcccgccgccccgcgacGCgacgccgctgctgccgccgccgccgctgcccccgcggGCTCCG AGGCCCGCGGGGAGGCGGAGGGCGCGGAGCCCCCCGCGGCGGGCGAGGAGCGGGCGGTGACGGCACCGCTGGTgggaccccccggccccccgaAAGCGGCCGTCCCCGAGCGGGAGACGTGGACCCGGCAGATGGATTTCATCATGTCCTGCGTGGGCTTCGCCGTGGGGCTGGGCAACGTCTGGCGCTTCCCCTACCTGTGCTACAAGAACGGCGGAG GCGTCTTCCTCATCCCCTACCTGCTCATCGTCTTCGTGGGCGGCATCCCCGTCTTCTTCTTGGAGGTGGCCCTGGGGCAGTTCATGAAGCAGGGGGGCATCGCCGCTTGGAACATCGCCCCCCTCTTCAAGG GTCTGGGCCTGGCCTCCATGGTGATCGTCTTCTTCTGCAACTCCTACTACATCATGATCCTGGTGTGGGGGCTCTTCTACCTGGTGCACTCGCTGACGGACACCTTGCCCTGGGCCACCTGCGGCCACGCCTGGAACACCGAGCAGTGCGCTGAGCTCTTCCACCTCGAGCTCTGCCGCAACGGCAGCGCCAACGCCAGCGCCGGGCCCTTCAACCTCAGCTGTGCCGACCTGGCCAGCAAGCGCTCGCCCGTCATCGAGTTTTGGGA GAACAAGGTGCTGCGGCTCTCGGGGGACCTCAGCGAGCCGGGGGAGATGAACTGGCAGATGATCCTCTGCTTGGTCACCACCTGGGTCGTCGTCTACTTCTGCATCTGGAAGGGTGTCAAGTCGACTGGGAAG ATTGTCTACTTCACAGCACTCTTCCCCTACGTGGTCCTCATCCTGCTGCTGGTCCACGGGGTGACACTGCCCGGGGCGCTGGGTGGCATCGTCTACTACCTGAAACCCGACTGGTCCAAGCTGGCTGAGGCACAG GTCTGGATCGACGCTGGCACCCAGATCTTCTTCTCCTACGCCATCGGGCTGGGCGCCCTGACCGCGCTGGGCAGCTACAACCGCTTCCACAACAACTGCTACAG GGACGCCTACATCCTGGCTGTGATCAACAGCTCCACCAGCTTTTTTGCCGGCTTCGTCGTCTTCTCCGTGCTGGGCTTCATGGCCTCCGAGCAAGGCGTGGACATCTCTAAGGTGGCCGAGTCCG GCCCCGGGCTGGCTTTCATCGCCTACCCCAAAGCCGTGACGCTGATGCCCTTGTCCCCGCTCTGGGCCACGCTCTTCTTCTTCATGCTCCTCGTGCTGGGGCTGGACAGCCAG TTTGTCGGCGTGGAGGGTTTCATCACGGGCATCCTGGACCTGTTCCCTCAGCCGGGGGCTGGCTCGCTGCGCCGCGAGCTCACCGCTGCGCTCTGCTGCATCGTCTGCTGCCTCATCGAcctctccatggtcacgcag GGCGGCATGTACGTGTTCCAGCTCTTTGACAACTACTCGGCCAGCGGGATCACGCTGCTGTGGCAGGCTTTCTGGGAGTGCGTGGTCATTGCCTGGGTCTATG GCGCCGACCGCTTCATGGACGACGTGGCCCGTATGATCGGCTACCGGCCCCTGCCCTTCATGAAGTGGTGCTGGGCCGTGGTGACCCCGCTGGTCTGCGTG GGCATCTTCGTGTTCCACGTGGTGAACTACAAGCCACTGACCTACAACAAGACGTACGTGTACCCGTGGTGGGGGGACGCCATCGGCTGGGTCCTGGCACTCTCCTCCATGCTCTGCATCCCCTGCACCGTCCTCTACAAGCTCCTGCGCTGCAAAGGCTCCCTGCGCGAG CGCTGGCAGCTCCTGACCACTCCAATCTGGGGCCACCACCACCTGGAGTACCTGACGCCCGAGGCAGAAGCCAAGCTGCTGGCCCCGGAGCCCCCCAAGGAGAAGGCGACGCTCTTCGAGACTGTGATCTGA
- the LOC141928139 gene encoding epidermal differentiation-specific protein-like: MNRITVYERANFEGLSREFTCDVPDLHELDFGDCIASLKVVGQPWIAYTDPKYEGEPHAFEEGEYPSVGRPNSFSALRLVHHDLGDPQITLYERPNFQGACKVVTEETNLAYGYFNDRVASHVVQRGVWLLYQHPGRGGWHCLAWPGERLADYKPELNFQARLSHLRPLRPGRPLVSARLLWEQKRVEAEREVLVDEIEGVNETDSEQALAASSSREYGTTLWQSFHFSNATSLKAGLSFTLTVEASNIFTVQKGRSESNTRRERVEVQLPAKVPPRTALSIQVLRKEVTLSVPVLLTITQNEAVRTEMGEYRSVSGTNISARYSLKPLPAAGREQAVTDGTEPVPGTGMEL; this comes from the coding sequence ATGAACCGGATCACTGTGTACGAGCGTGCCAACTTTGAGGGGCTGAGCCGGGAGTTCACCTGCGACGTGCCCGACCTGCATGAGCTGGATTTTGGGGACTGCATTGCCTCCCTGAAGGTGGTGGGGCAGCCCTGGATTGCCTACACAGACCCCAAGTACGAGGGGGAGCCGCACGCCTTCGAGGAAGGCGAGTACCCCTCGGTGGGGCGGCCCAACAGCTTCTCGGCGCTGCGTCTTGTGCACCATGACCTGGGGGACCCCCAGATCACCCTCTACGAGCGCCCCAACTTCCAAGGTGCCTGCAAGGTGGTGACAGAGGAGACCAACTTGGCATACGGGTACTTCAACGACCGGGTGGCCTCCCATGTGGTGCAGCGAGGCGTCTGGCTGCTCTACCAGCACCCCGGCCGGGGCGGTTGGCACTGCCTGGCGTGGCCCGGTGAGCGTCTCGCTGACTATAAACCCGAGTTGAACTTCCAGGCTCGGCTGTCCCACCTGCGCCCGCTGCGGCCCGGGCGGCCCCTGGTCTCGGCGCGTCTCCTCTGGGAGCAGAAGCGGGTGGAGGCGGAGCGGGAGGTGCTGGTGGATGAGATCGAGGGGGTGAACGAGACAGACTCGGAGCAGgcgctggcagccagcagcagccggGAGTACGGCACCACGCTCTGGCAGAGCTTCCACTTCAGCAATGCCACCAGCCTCAAAGCTGGGCTCTCCTTCACGCTGACCGTGGAAGCCTCCAACATCTTCACGGTGCAGAAAGGGCGCAGCGAATCTAACACCCGCCGGGAACGCGTGGAGGTGCAGCTGCCGGCTAAGGTCCCCCCGCGCACGGCACTCAGCATCCAGGTCTTGCGGAAGGAGGTGACGCTTTCCGTCCCAGTCCTGCTGACCATCACCCAGAATGAAGCCGTCCGTACGGAGATGGGCGAGTACCGCAGCGTCTCGGGTACCAACATCAGTGCTCGCTATAGCTTGAAGCCTCTgccggctgcaggcagggagcaggcagtcACTGATGGAACGGAGCCAGTGCCTGGCACTGGGATGGAGCTTTAG